Part of the bacterium genome, TGCTTTTAGTAGTGTTTCAAGTGATTGTGCATATCCATGAATACCTGAGTAAATGAAAACTTTCTTATCAAAAAGTTTTAAGCTTTGTAGGGACAATTCATGAATTGCCCCTACTACAGGGGGTAATGGCTTAAATAGGTCTACATCCACACCATTGGGTAAAAACAATACCTTATCACTGTGGACGCCCTTTTTTACAATAGAGTCTACAATTCCTAAAGTAACCCCATTTATCAAAAATGCATTTGAGTAAAGGAAAGCTTCTAATTTTTTAGCTAATTTAATTAAAATTTTATTTTTTATAATTCCCATCTCTTCTACTGAATCGGGCCATAGGTCAGATACATTAAAGATATAAGGGGCACTCATAAATCGGCTACCTAAGTAGCCACTGATTCCTAAGAATAAAGGAGGCGACTCAACAAAAATATAATCAGGTCGAGATGTGTGCAAAATACCGTATAACGAAGTTAAAGTAAACGAAAAATAATTTAATAGTCTTTTCCACAGGATCTTCCGGATAATTATATTGCCATGGGTAGCGGGATAAATCCATGTCCTTATTACTGGAATACTCTCAATGATCTCTTTCATATAAAGTTTGCCCCGATATTCTGGAAAGATTTCGCCTTTAGGGTAATTTGGCATACCAGTTACTACTGTTATTTTATGCCCTCTTTTTAAAAGCTCCTTACAGATTGCGTATAGTCTAAGTTGGGCTGCACCCACCTCTGGCGGAAAGTATTGGGTTAGAAATAAGAATCTCATTGAACTTGCTTTAGCAATTTTCTATACTCATTTTCTATTATTTGCATATTCTTTTTGAAATTGGCTTTCTCACTAATAATTATTGCATTCTTTATTTTAGCATCCTCCCTTAATTGGGGACAACGAATAGCATCTACTATTCTTTCTGCTAATCTTTTAGGGTCAGATGTAGGGACCAAAAACCCATTTATACCATCCTGAATCCATTCTCTATTAGCAGGAATATCTGTGACAACTGGAAATGCCCCTAAAGCCATAGCCTCTAATAGTGTAGCTGATGTGCCATCAGATAGTGATGTAGATGTATATATTTGCGATGACCCCAAATGCTTTAAAACATTAGAATGCGAAATTTTACCTAAGAACTTAACATGTTCATCTATCTTAAGCTTATGAGCTAAATTCTCTAATTGCTCCTTTTGGGTTCCATCTCCTATTAAGATAAAATTAGCATCCGGTATAAATTTTATCACATAAGGAATAGCCCGAATAAGTAGCTCTAAATTATATATTGGCTCGAATTGTCTTGCACTTATAACTGTATTTTCTTCCCTTTGTGGTTCTACCTCTTTACTAATTCTTTTTAAATCTACACCCCATCCAAAGAGGATTGACTTTTCTTTATTAGCCCCCATAGAAATCAATGCCTGGAAAAGATGAAAAGCATGTGAGATAATCAAATCAGCCCTATTAATTGCTTTTTTAATACAAAGTCTAAGGAACAACGATTCACGCGGTGCAATTAAGATGTCCGACCCGAGAGCACTTATAACATAGGGATGAAAATTTACAAGTGCCCCAATAAACCCGTAACTCGTTATATAATGTGCGTGTAGTATGTTAGGCTTTATTTTATGTATCAACTCTTTTATTCTATTGATTCTTATCAAATATTGCCAATTCCTAATGCCTCCTTTATATGAAACATTGCCCACATTTATAAAGTGAACATTGGCTCCACTTATATTTGCTTGCCTAAATGAGATGACATCTATTTCATATCCTTTATCAACAAAATATTCTACCCATTGTTGTATATGTACACTCAATGCATCTGCAAGATAGCAAATTTTCATACCTTAGTAACTTCTTTTATTACTTCGTTGTCAATTATTTTATATTTAGTAGGGACACAGCATGCCGTGTCCCTACTAATGAACCTAATCTACTT contains:
- a CDS encoding glycosyltransferase family 4 protein; its protein translation is MRFLFLTQYFPPEVGAAQLRLYAICKELLKRGHKITVVTGMPNYPKGEIFPEYRGKLYMKEIIESIPVIRTWIYPATHGNIIIRKILWKRLLNYFSFTLTSLYGILHTSRPDYIFVESPPLFLGISGYLGSRFMSAPYIFNVSDLWPDSVEEMGIIKNKILIKLAKKLEAFLYSNAFLINGVTLGIVDSIVKKGVHSDKVLFLPNGVDVDLFKPLPPVVGAIHELSLQSLKLFDKKVFIYSGIHGYAQSLETLLKA
- a CDS encoding glycosyltransferase is translated as MKICYLADALSVHIQQWVEYFVDKGYEIDVISFRQANISGANVHFINVGNVSYKGGIRNWQYLIRINRIKELIHKIKPNILHAHYITSYGFIGALVNFHPYVISALGSDILIAPRESLFLRLCIKKAINRADLIISHAFHLFQALISMGANKEKSILFGWGVDLKRISKEVEPQREENTVISARQFEPIYNLELLIRAIPYVIKFIPDANFILIGDGTQKEQLENLAHKLKIDEHVKFLGKISHSNVLKHLGSSQIYTSTSLSDGTSATLLEAMALGAFPVVTDIPANREWIQDGINGFLVPTSDPKRLAERIVDAIRCPQLREDAKIKNAIIISEKANFKKNMQIIENEYRKLLKQVQ